One genomic window of Mailhella massiliensis includes the following:
- a CDS encoding tRNA dihydrouridine synthase, producing MTALSFRPDTPWLAPLAGWSDLSFRLLCREMGAAVCCTEMVSAKGLVYGGRNTEELLACTAPDGDRLDDGSLVSDSPLVVQIFGAEAPFMEKAVGLLRERGFSWFDVNMGCSVPKVTKTGAGAAMLRDVPNALRVAEAVIRAAGPGRAGFKLRLGWDAEHEVYLDLARRLADMGAGWVTLHPRHAVQGFSGLPRFSAIGELASELSVPVVASGDLFTAQDGIRVLRQTGASTVMYARGALKNPAVFARHREMIAQGALEGELPSSPLSASEVAGAEAKKGVQQAFDALDHVPADRAELALVIRRHAFLARRYSPLLALLKMRTFVPRYVKNLDGARALRQQIVSCTSWEELDDILERHFCDTSN from the coding sequence ATGACCGCGCTTTCCTTCCGTCCCGATACTCCGTGGCTGGCCCCTCTGGCCGGCTGGTCCGACCTTTCCTTCCGCCTGCTGTGCCGGGAGATGGGGGCCGCCGTGTGCTGTACGGAAATGGTAAGCGCCAAGGGCCTGGTGTACGGCGGCCGCAATACCGAGGAACTTCTGGCCTGCACGGCCCCGGATGGGGACAGGCTGGACGACGGTTCCCTTGTCAGCGACAGTCCGCTGGTGGTGCAGATTTTCGGCGCGGAAGCGCCGTTCATGGAAAAGGCCGTGGGACTTCTTCGGGAGCGGGGCTTTTCGTGGTTCGACGTGAATATGGGCTGTTCCGTGCCCAAGGTGACGAAAACCGGGGCGGGGGCGGCCATGCTGCGCGATGTGCCCAATGCTCTGCGTGTGGCCGAGGCCGTCATCCGTGCGGCAGGGCCGGGCAGGGCGGGCTTCAAGCTGCGCCTCGGCTGGGATGCCGAACATGAGGTGTATCTCGACCTTGCCCGCCGTCTGGCGGACATGGGCGCAGGCTGGGTGACGCTGCACCCCCGTCATGCGGTACAGGGATTTTCCGGGCTGCCGCGTTTTTCCGCCATAGGCGAACTTGCCTCCGAACTTTCCGTGCCCGTGGTGGCGAGCGGCGACCTTTTCACCGCGCAGGACGGCATCCGCGTACTGCGTCAAACCGGCGCATCCACAGTCATGTACGCGCGCGGCGCGCTGAAGAATCCCGCCGTGTTTGCAAGACACCGGGAAATGATCGCGCAGGGGGCGCTGGAAGGGGAACTGCCGTCGTCTCCGCTTTCGGCTTCGGAAGTGGCCGGGGCGGAAGCGAAAAAAGGCGTGCAGCAGGCCTTCGATGCTCTCGATCATGTGCCTGCGGACAGGGCGGAACTTGCCCTCGTCATACGCCGTCATGCCTTTCTTGCCCGCCGTTACTCGCCTCTTCTTGCCCTTTTGAAAATGCGTACTTTCGTTCCCCGTTATGTGAAGAATCTGGATGGGGCGAGGGCTTTGCGCCAGCAGATCGTTTCCTGCACGAGCTGGGAAGAGCTGGACGACATACTGGAACGCCATTTCTGCGACACAAGCAACTGA
- the yddG gene encoding aromatic amino acid DMT transporter YddG encodes MVHLPAASHKATLLGLTAPVCWGMSVGLVRSITEQFGLAAGLTILYAATCVFLVFFLGLPKLSAYPKKYLLLGIPLANVCSICFSLSLFLSDGGQQTVEVGMVNYLWPCLVVLFAVLFNGQKARWWIAPGVIISFLGVMMVLGGERGIQPGEIWMHVQQNPWSYVLAFCGAVAWAAYSNFTRAWSNGQNPTLIVFAIDTVLFSSLWAAGYGDISHASFMGWLSVAIGAVAMGGSYAAWSYGVTRGNITILAIASYFTPVLSCLFATLWIGASLDGAFWKGVAVIVFGSLLCWSSTVMRK; translated from the coding sequence ATGGTCCATCTCCCCGCCGCAAGCCACAAAGCCACGCTTCTCGGTCTTACCGCTCCCGTATGCTGGGGCATGTCCGTCGGTCTGGTGCGAAGCATCACCGAACAGTTCGGCCTCGCCGCCGGGCTGACCATACTCTATGCCGCCACCTGCGTATTTCTGGTCTTCTTTCTCGGTCTGCCGAAGCTGAGCGCCTATCCGAAAAAATACCTTCTTCTGGGGATTCCTCTGGCCAATGTCTGTTCCATCTGCTTTTCCCTGTCGCTCTTTCTTTCCGACGGCGGGCAGCAGACCGTGGAAGTGGGCATGGTCAACTATCTCTGGCCCTGCCTCGTCGTGCTTTTCGCCGTACTTTTCAACGGGCAGAAGGCCCGCTGGTGGATAGCTCCGGGCGTCATCATCAGTTTTCTCGGCGTGATGATGGTGCTCGGCGGAGAACGGGGCATACAGCCCGGAGAGATATGGATGCACGTTCAGCAGAACCCGTGGAGCTATGTGCTCGCCTTCTGCGGCGCGGTGGCCTGGGCCGCCTACTCCAACTTCACCAGAGCCTGGTCCAACGGGCAGAACCCCACGCTCATCGTGTTCGCCATCGATACCGTGCTGTTCTCCTCCCTGTGGGCCGCCGGCTACGGCGATATCTCCCATGCTTCCTTTATGGGCTGGCTCAGCGTCGCCATCGGCGCCGTGGCCATGGGCGGTTCCTATGCGGCATGGAGCTATGGCGTCACCCGGGGCAACATCACCATTCTGGCCATAGCATCTTATTTCACGCCGGTGCTCTCCTGCCTGTTCGCAACCCTGTGGATAGGAGCCAGCCTGGACGGCGCCTTCTGGAAGGGCGTGGCCGTCATCGTGTTCGGTTCGCTTCTGTGCTGGAGTTCCACCGTCATGAGAAAATAG
- a CDS encoding flavodoxin family protein — MAEEFFLAACSPRRGGNSDFAASLLQQALPGRSTLRRVADCGVRPCISCGFCGENPGRCALDGPEDGAAALFDEMLRARFCIVVSPVYFYHIPAQAKAWVDRAQRFWACAERPGKGGTLSAVLFGARPRGEKLFEGAERTLRYMALTLGMQWRAPLCLYGLDGPSALAGSAQSRERIREYARAFAGEKR; from the coding sequence ATGGCGGAAGAGTTTTTTCTTGCCGCGTGCAGCCCGCGCCGCGGGGGCAACAGCGATTTTGCCGCCTCTCTGCTGCAGCAGGCCCTGCCCGGCCGCAGCACGCTGCGCAGGGTGGCGGACTGCGGGGTGAGGCCCTGCATATCCTGCGGCTTCTGCGGTGAAAATCCCGGCCGGTGCGCGCTGGACGGCCCGGAGGACGGTGCTGCGGCGCTGTTTGACGAGATGCTCCGCGCACGGTTCTGCATAGTCGTTTCCCCTGTGTATTTCTATCACATTCCGGCGCAGGCCAAGGCCTGGGTGGATCGCGCGCAGCGTTTCTGGGCCTGTGCGGAAAGACCGGGAAAAGGCGGTACGCTTTCCGCCGTGCTCTTCGGCGCCCGGCCGAGGGGAGAAAAGCTTTTTGAAGGGGCGGAAAGAACGCTCCGCTACATGGCGCTCACGCTGGGGATGCAATGGCGTGCGCCTCTTTGCCTCTACGGGCTGGACGGGCCTTCCGCTCTGGCCGGAAGCGCGCAGAGCCGGGAACGTATTCGGGAATACGCCCGTGCCTTTGCCGGGGAAAAACGGTGA
- a CDS encoding ComF family protein: MPSSWAESLFSALGLREKRCVACREPFEPAFFPRGTVLSPEEAAAFFLCPQCAERVRRRTSGFCPYCGEPSVVEDAPCTSCSECMVHLPPWSEFLFFGVYEGLLRDLVLRAKFGGSLAALDFLGALLAGVCALHYEAAPLPSVVIPMPLYVGRLRERGFNQCLEIARPVAKALGVPVRADILVKRVSLSPQAMLDREERRKLPQPFEAVGRLDGLHVLLIDDVCTTKATLQRAADCLLRAGASRVDAAVVARSSRHGTGREPALP; encoded by the coding sequence ATGCCGTCGTCGTGGGCGGAGAGTCTTTTTTCCGCCCTGGGACTTCGGGAAAAGCGCTGCGTGGCCTGCCGTGAACCTTTTGAACCGGCGTTTTTTCCGCGCGGGACCGTGCTTTCCCCGGAAGAGGCGGCGGCCTTTTTTCTCTGCCCGCAGTGCGCGGAACGCGTCAGACGGCGGACGTCGGGATTCTGTCCCTACTGCGGGGAACCTTCCGTGGTGGAGGATGCTCCCTGCACAAGCTGTTCGGAATGCATGGTCCATCTGCCTCCCTGGAGCGAGTTTCTGTTTTTCGGCGTGTACGAGGGGCTGCTGCGCGATCTTGTGCTGCGCGCAAAGTTCGGCGGCAGCCTTGCGGCGCTTGATTTTCTGGGAGCGCTCCTTGCCGGAGTATGCGCCCTGCACTATGAGGCCGCTCCTCTGCCTTCCGTGGTGATTCCCATGCCTCTCTATGTCGGCAGGTTGAGAGAGAGAGGTTTCAATCAGTGCCTGGAAATAGCCCGCCCCGTGGCGAAGGCCCTCGGCGTGCCCGTGCGGGCCGATATTCTGGTGAAGCGCGTATCGCTTTCGCCCCAGGCAATGCTGGACAGGGAGGAGCGCAGAAAGCTCCCTCAGCCTTTCGAGGCGGTCGGACGGCTGGACGGCCTGCATGTGCTGCTTATCGACGACGTATGCACCACGAAGGCCACGCTGCAGAGAGCTGCGGACTGTCTGCTCAGGGCAGGAGCGTCAAGAGTGGATGCAGCCGTGGTTGCCCGCTCCTCCCGGCATGGTACGGGCCGGGAGCCAGCCTTGCCATAA
- a CDS encoding TetR/AcrR family transcriptional regulator encodes MLFFSRKKHSREDGEATRRQILVTAVRLFAEHGYADTTSKMICREAGVNIAAVNYYFGSRDDLYRAVLDEVHEHIVNEREMAVITSADLPVEQKLERVLDAYIDTAFDGQSWYARIWAHELISPSPLGGVAFLAGTLSKERSIGSLLSELTGIPREDPALQSCIITVMAPYLLMLCVQRDMARTLSTVFAYRKEDVNRHFKILLFAALREFAGLHAQGKLPPVLPEEGAEHA; translated from the coding sequence ATGCTGTTTTTTTCCCGCAAGAAACATTCCCGCGAAGACGGTGAGGCCACGCGCCGTCAGATTCTCGTCACGGCCGTGCGCCTCTTTGCCGAACACGGCTACGCCGACACCACAAGCAAGATGATCTGCCGTGAGGCGGGCGTCAACATCGCTGCGGTGAACTACTACTTCGGCAGCCGCGACGACCTGTACCGCGCCGTGCTGGACGAGGTGCACGAACACATTGTGAACGAGAGGGAGATGGCCGTCATCACCTCGGCCGATCTTCCGGTGGAACAGAAGCTGGAACGAGTGCTCGACGCCTATATCGACACTGCCTTCGATGGGCAGAGCTGGTATGCGAGAATATGGGCGCATGAACTCATCAGTCCCTCACCGCTGGGAGGCGTGGCCTTTCTGGCGGGAACGCTTTCCAAGGAAAGAAGCATAGGTTCCCTTTTGTCGGAACTTACGGGGATTCCGCGGGAGGACCCTGCCCTGCAAAGCTGCATCATCACGGTCATGGCGCCGTATCTGCTCATGCTTTGCGTACAGCGGGATATGGCCCGTACGCTGAGCACCGTGTTTGCCTACCGCAAGGAAGATGTGAACCGCCACTTCAAGATTCTGCTTTTTGCTGCGCTGCGGGAGTTTGCCGGACTCCATGCCCAGGGGAAACTTCCCCCCGTTCTCCCTGAAGAGGGGGCGGAACATGCGTAG
- the rlmN gene encoding 23S rRNA (adenine(2503)-C(2))-methyltransferase RlmN, with translation MLTSSKVNLCDLPYPALERFVVEELGAKKFRAMQLWQWIWAKNATGFDVMTDISQSDREKLADLAEIRWPSIADVRVSSDGTTKFLLELADGQLVETVLIPSEAPKRPNDLSVRMTQCVSTQVGCAMACSFCSTGKLGFSRNMTMGEILGQIQVARAHVHDTQPERPIIRNIVYMGMGEPLLNLKNVMDSLRTLEHPRGLAFSPRRITVSTCGIEAGMREFGDSGLAFLAVSLHAPNQELREKLMPRAAHWHLDDLVAALEQYPLKTRERITLEYLVIAGVNDQPEHVRQLARICARLKAKLNLIPYNPTPGTPYQAPTPEELLRFEKALWAKDITAIVRKSKGQDIEAACGQLRAAHDAAKAGA, from the coding sequence ATGCTCACATCAAGCAAAGTCAATCTCTGCGACCTTCCCTATCCCGCCCTTGAACGCTTCGTTGTAGAGGAGCTGGGAGCAAAGAAGTTCCGTGCCATGCAGCTGTGGCAGTGGATATGGGCGAAGAACGCAACCGGCTTCGACGTGATGACCGACATTTCCCAGAGCGACCGGGAAAAGCTTGCCGACCTTGCGGAGATACGCTGGCCCTCCATTGCCGATGTGCGTGTGAGTTCCGACGGTACGACCAAGTTTCTTTTGGAGCTTGCCGACGGGCAGCTTGTGGAAACCGTGCTCATTCCCAGCGAAGCGCCCAAGCGTCCCAACGATCTTTCCGTACGCATGACGCAGTGTGTTTCCACGCAGGTGGGCTGTGCCATGGCCTGTTCCTTCTGCAGTACGGGGAAGCTTGGCTTTTCCCGCAACATGACCATGGGCGAGATACTGGGGCAGATTCAGGTGGCCCGCGCCCATGTGCACGACACGCAGCCGGAGCGGCCCATCATCCGCAACATCGTCTACATGGGCATGGGGGAGCCTCTGCTCAATTTGAAGAACGTCATGGATTCGCTGCGCACGCTGGAGCATCCCCGGGGGCTGGCCTTTTCTCCCCGCCGCATCACGGTTTCCACCTGCGGCATTGAGGCGGGCATGAGGGAATTCGGCGACAGCGGGCTTGCGTTTCTTGCCGTGTCTCTCCATGCCCCCAATCAGGAACTGAGGGAAAAGCTCATGCCCCGCGCCGCGCACTGGCATCTGGATGATCTTGTTGCCGCGCTGGAACAGTATCCTTTGAAGACAAGGGAACGCATTACTCTGGAATACCTCGTCATTGCAGGGGTGAACGATCAGCCCGAACATGTGCGTCAGCTTGCGCGCATCTGCGCGCGCCTCAAGGCAAAGCTGAACCTCATTCCCTACAATCCCACGCCGGGCACGCCCTATCAGGCCCCCACGCCGGAAGAGCTTCTGCGCTTTGAAAAGGCGCTCTGGGCCAAGGACATCACGGCCATCGTGCGCAAGAGCAAGGGGCAGGACATAGAAGCCGCCTGCGGTCAGCTTCGCGCCGCCCACGACGCGGCGAAGGCCGGAGCCTGA